The following coding sequences lie in one Caloenas nicobarica isolate bCalNic1 chromosome 13, bCalNic1.hap1, whole genome shotgun sequence genomic window:
- the LOC135993957 gene encoding protocadherin-10-like — MGARAGSGWGQLFLCSLLFLLLAGPPAARPAGGQLRYAVPEELEHGAFVANLGEDLGLDVSSLSARRFRIVSRAGARQHLEVNLENGILFVNERIDREEVCEAGGTCLLHLQLLIESPLELYRVEVEVLDINDHTPTFPWQEYVLEVAESAVLGARFPLESAQDPDVGTNSVHTYRLSPNGFFSLEVQTRSDASKFAELVLERALDREQQRMHRLLLTALDGGIPERSGTAHILVTVLDANDNVPAFDQPSYGVSLPEDAPAGTLVIQLNATDLDEGPNGEIEYSFSGHAPPRVRELFHVEPRSGQVLLKGPLDYERASVHELYVQAKDRGPSAVAVHCRVLVHLLDVNDNAPEVTLTSVSTPVLEDAPPGTVIAVISVLDRDSGDNGRVSCEVGPDVPFELRSSFRNYYTLVTTQALDREVVPEYNVSITARDMGSPALLTHSTLTVPVSDVNDNAPRFLQPSYSVYVMENNAPGASICSVSALDPDCQQNAYLSYSIADGHIHGMPVGTYVSINSDSGHMYALRSLDYEQIRSFQIQVQAQDAGFPPLSANVTVHIFVLDQNDNAPVIVSPLPRNGSVATELVPRSAGPGYLVGTVSAVDADAGLNSRLSYQLLQATDFTLFSVAPDTGELRTLRSFLEQDATRQRLVVQVRDGGQPALSATMSLLLSVVETMPQTLSDFSEFSLPPEASSSSPLTLYLLVSLGSISFAFLLAILILTAIRCRGERPSRQSDGCSLPCCHCCPMSRPSPDGLKTSNLTAQPPAGTTAATRLDVPGGGPPGYCYKVCLGPESAQSDFMFLKPCSPPRNNEKDPGKWSQPGQHLQVSKQIKQPNTDWLPPSMQRPALKSSQSLEDVGEIRRALQKEHERLCTLVTPVSEFQKASAGTNSIWTPQYSSLYPGHIPALDYQHNVYIPGTPTLLSSKDGPLFLGRENKNSFSTFGKRKKMTTYCDMHDSVVINNDLK; from the exons ATGGGGGCCAGGGCAGGCTCCGGGTGGGGgcagctcttcctctgctccctcctcttcctcctgctggcCGGGCCCCCGGCAGCGCGCCCGGCGGGCGGGCAGCTGCGCTACGCGGTGCCGGAGGAGCTGGAGCACGGAGCCTTCGTGGCCAATCTGGGCGAGGACCTGGGGCTGGACGTGTCCAGCTTGTCGGCGCGGCGGTTCCGCATCGTGTCCAGGGCCGGGGCCAGGCAGCACCTGGAGGTGAACCTGGAGAACGGGATCCTCTTTGTGAACGAGCGCATTGACCGGGAGGAGGTGTGCGAGGCCGGGGGGACCTGCCTGCTCCACCTGCAGCTCCTCATCGAGAGCCCGCTGGAGCTTTACCGCGTCGAGGTAGAGGTGCTGGACATCAATGATCACACGCCCACCTTCCCCTGGCAAGAGTACGTGCTGGAGGTGGCCGAGTCCGCCGTGCTCGGTGCCCGCTTCCCGCTGGAGAGTGCCCAGGATCCCGATGTGGGCACCAACTCAGTGCACACCTACCGGCTCAGCCCCAACGGGTTCTTTTCGCTCGAGGTGCAGACACGCAGCGATGCCAGCAAGtttgcagagctggtgctggagcGCGCCCTCGACCGTGAGCAGCAACGCATGCACCGGCTGCTGCTCACCGCTCTCGACGGCGGCATCCCTGAGCGCTCAGGCACAGCTCACATCCTTGTCACGGTGCTGGATGCGAATGACAATGTGCCTGCCTTTGACCAGCCCTCGTATGGCGTGAGCCTTCCTGAGGATGCCCCCGCTGGCACCCTGGTCATCCAGCTCAATGCCACTGACCTGGATGAGGGCCCCAACGGGGAGATCGAGTACTCCTTCAGTGGGCACGCACCACCGCGTGTCCGGGAGCTCTTCCACGTGGAACCCCGCAGtgggcaggtgctgctgaagGGCCCTCTGGATTACGAACGTGCAAGTGTCCATGAGCTCTATGTGCAAGCCAAGGACCGTGGACCCTCGGCTGTGGCCGTGCACTGCCGGGTGCTTGTGCACCTCCTTGATGTGAATGACAATGCGCCAGAGGTGACCCTCACCTCTGTGTCCACACCCGTGCTGGAGGATGCCCCACCAGGCACTGTCATTGCTGTCATCAGTGTTCTGGACCGGGACTCTGGGGACAACGGGCGTGTGAGCTGCGAGGTTGGCCCCGACGTGCCCTTCGAGCTCCGCTCCTCCTTCCGCAACTACTACACGCTGGTCACCACGCAGGCGCTGGACCGGGAGGTTGTGCCCGAGTACAACGTAAGCATCACAGCACGGGACATGggctcccctgccctgctgacCCACAGTACCCTCACCGTCCCGGTGTCCGACGTGAATGACAACGCCCCACGCTTCCTCCAGCCCTCCTACAGTGTCTACGTGATGGAGAACAACGCGCCAGGTGCCTCCATCTGCTCTGTCAGTGCATTGGACCCCGACTGCCAACAGAATGCCTACCTGTCTTACTCCATTGCCGATGGGCACATCCATGGCATGCCTGTGGGCACCTACGTGTCTATCAACTCAGACAGCGGGCATATGTATGCCCTGCGCTCCCTCGATTATGAGCAGATCCGCAGCTTCCAGATCCAGGTGCAAGCACAGGACGCGGGTTTCCCTCCACTCAGCGCCAATGTCACTGTCCACATCTTTGTGCTGGACCAGAATGACAACGCTCCGGTTATCGTTTCCCCCTTGCCACGCAATGGCTCCGTGGCCACCGAGCTGGTGCCACGATCTGCTGGGCCTGGCTACCTCGTGGGTACAGTGTCAGCGGTAGATGCGGACGCGGGGCTGAACTCCCGCCTCTCCTACCAGCTTCTCCAGGCCACTGACTTCACCCTCTTCAGTGTGGCACCAGACACAGGCGAGCTGCGCACCCTCCGCTCCTTCCTGGAGCAGGATGCCACGCGGCAGCGGCTGGTGGTGCAGGTGCGGGATGGGGGGCAGCCGGCGCTCTCAGCCACCATGTCCCTCCTGCTTTCAGTGGTGGAGACTATGCCTCAGACTCTCTCCGACTTCAGCGAATTCAGCCTCCCTCCAGaggcctcctcctcctccccactcaCCCTCTACCTTCTTGTCTCCTTGGGCTCCATCTCCTTCGCCTTCCTCCTCGCCATCCTCATCCTCACGGCCATTCGGTGCCGTGGAGAGCGGCCCTCCCGCCAAAGTGATGGCTGCTCACTGCCCTGTTGCCACTGCTGCCCCATGTCCAGACCCTCCCCTGATGGGCTGAAGACATCCAACCTGACAGCGCAGCCTCCCGCAGGGACCACGGCTGCCACCCGCCTCGACGTGCCTGGGGGTGGCCCCCCAGGATACTGCTACAAAGTCTGCTTGGGTCCTGAATCTGCCCAAAGTGACTTCATGTTcctcaaaccctgcagcccACCCCGGAACAATGAGAAGGACCCAGGGAAGTGGTCCcagccaggccagcacctcCAAGTCTCCAAGCAG ATCAAGCAGCCCAACACGGACTGGCTGCCCCCCAGCATGCAGCGACCTGCCCTGAAGAG CTCCCAGAGCCTGGAGGATGTGGGGGAAATCCGCAGAGCCCTCCAGAAGGAGCACGAGAGGCTGTGCACACTGGTGACCCCTGTCTCTG AGTTCCAGAAGGCTTCAGCAGGCACCAACAGCATCTGGACACCCCAGTACAGCTCCTTGTACCCAGGGCACATTCCAGCTCTGGATTATCAGCATAATGTCTACATCCCCGGCACCCCCACGCTGCTTTCCAGCAAAGATGGGCCCCTCTTCCTGGGCCGGGAGAACAAGAACAGCTTCTCCACCTTTggcaagaggaagaagatgacAACTTACTGTGACATGCATGACAGTGTGGTTATCAACAATGACCTGAAATAG
- the LOC135993752 gene encoding protocadherin alpha-6-like: MLCTSIRQQNKERRGGEKKKSVTTMGVCGPARVGWEPVVWVLVLQAAWALGGGQVRYSVPEEAKAGTVVGRLAQDLGLETGEAEARRLRLVSQGRRASVEVSGASGALVVSSRLDREELCGKSAPCALRLEVLVERPLRVFHVELEVTDINDNAPLFPTARKNLSLSENSPPGSRFPLEGASDADIGANAQLSYTLIPTEHFSLDLQKTEDDSESLFLVLTKPLDRETLPVHRLVLTASDGGRPSLTGTMELVISVLDANDNAPQFNQSVYKVQLLENTERGTLVIRVNATDLDEGTNKNISYSLQHLFPQDGRDVFGIDRNSGEIRLRGELDFEDVSLYRLQVDAADQGNPPLSGHCKVVVEVLDVNDNAPEVWVTSLSVPVPEDAAVGTVVALLSVSDRDSGANGRVRCAVWPAAPFGLVSTFAGSYSLVLREALDRERVSEYEVEVRAEDGGSPSLRARRGLRVPVSDVNDNAPAFAQAVYTVLARENNAAGAELARLWARDPDEADNGRVRYSVWEGGVGGGASAGGGWRPASSYVSVDAESGRVWALQPLDYEEVQVLQFEVRAVDAGEPPLCGNATVQLFVVDENDNAPALLGAGGGGGPGPGAAGSAASGPGSEALWAWAAWGAPAGQVVAKIRAVDADSGYNAWLRYELWEPRGKGPFRVGLYSGEVSTARALEEADGPRQRLVIVVRDHGEPARSATATLSVSLVEGAEAALAAAGSSSSSGVGLRAGAGAEGGAAGAAAATTNVWLVVAICAVSSLFLLALVLYGASRWAPRAGVLSGPGPATLVCASEVGSWSYSQRQSRSLCVADGAGKSDLMVFSPNFPPPPGPAAKETQPEPPTLLDTVSAPLASSLSPSSTLLRPSPHFCIFCPAPWAGIGGSRAAPPGPVGGGCLAGA, encoded by the exons ATGCTGTGCACAAGTATCCGGCAACAAA ATAAAGAACGACGCGgcggggagaaaaagaaatcgGTGACTACGATGGGCGTTTGTGGACCAGCGCGGGTGGGCTGGGAGCCCGTTGTGTGGGTGCTGGTTCTGCAGGCGGCCTGGGCGCTGGGCGGCGGGCAGGTGCGGTACTCGGTGCCCGAGGAAGCCAAGGCCGGGACGGTGGTGGGCCGGCTGGCGCAGGACCTGGGCCTGGAGACGGGCGAGGCGGAGGCGCGGCGGCTGCGGCTGGTGTCGCAGGGCCGGCGGGCGAGCGTGGAGGTGAGCGGGGCGAGCGGGGCGCTGGTGGTGAGCTCGCGGCTGGACCGGGAGGAGCTGTGCGGGAAGAGCGCGCCGTGCGCCCTGcgcctggaggtgctggtggagcGGCCGCTGCGCGTGTTCCACGTGGAGCTGGAGGTCACCGACATCAACGACAACGCCCCGCTCTTCCCCACCGCCCGGAAAAACCTCAGTTTATCGGAGAACTCGCCTCCGGGGTCTCGGTTTCCTCTGGAGGGCGCGTCGGATGCAGATATCGGAGCCAACGCGCAGCTCTCTTACACACTCATCCCCACTGAACACTTCTCCCTGGATTTGCAGAAAACGGAGGACGACAGCGAGTCCTTATTCCTGGTGCTCACGAAACCTCTGGACCGTGAGACGCTGCCTGTGCACCGGTTGGTGCTGACGGCGAGTGACGGGGGCCGGCCGTCTCTAACGGGCACCATGGAGCTGGTGATCTCGGTGCTGGACGCGAACGACAACGCGCCGCAGTTCAACCAGTCAGTGTATAAagtgcagctgctggaaaataCAGAACGCGGCACTTTAGTGATCAGAGTAAACGCCACGGATTTGGATGAGGGAACGAACAAGAATATCTCGTATTCTCTACAGCACTTGTTCCCTCAGGATGGAAGAGACGTTTTCGGGATCGACAGAAACAGCGGGGAGATCCGTCTTAGGGGTGAATTGGACTTCGAGGATGTTAGTCTCTATCGGCTGCAAGTGGATGCGGCAGATCAGGGAAATCCTCCACTGTCGGGTCACTGCAAGGTGGTGGTGGAGGTGCTGGACGTGAACGACAACGCGCCGGAGGTGTGGGTGACGTCGCTGTCGGTGCCGGTGCCGGAGGACGCGGCGGTGGGGACGGTGGTGGCGCTGCTGAGCGTGTCGGACCGGGACTCGGGGGCGAACGGTCGGGTGCGCTGCGCGGTGTGGCCGGCGGCGCCGTTCGGGCTGGTGTCGACGTTCGCGGGGTCGTACTCGCTGGTGCTGCGGGAGGCGCTGGACCGGGAGCGGGTGTCGGAGTACGAGGTGGAGGTGCGGGCGGAGGACGGCGGGTCGCCGTCGCTGCGCGCCCGGCGCGGGCTGCGGGTGCCGGTGTCGGACGTGAACGACAACGCGCCGGCGTTCGCGCAGGCCGTGTACACGGTGCTGGCGCGGGAGAACAACGCGGCGGGCGCGGAGCTGGCGCGGCTGTGGGCGCGGGACCCGGACGAGGCGGACAACGGGCGCGTGCGGTACTCGGTGTGGGAGGGCGGCGTGGGCGGGGGCGCGTCGGCGGGCGGCGGGTGGCGTCCGGCGTCGAGCTACGTGTCGGTGGACGCGGAGAGCGGGCGTGTGTGGGCGCTGCAGCCGTTGGACTACGAGGAGGTGCAGGTGCTGCAGTTCGAGGTGCGGGCGGTGGACGCGGGGGAGCCGCCGTTGTGCGGCAACGCCACGGTGCAGCTGTTCGTGGTGGACGAGAACGACAACGCGCCGGCGCTGCtgggggctggcggcggcggcgggccggggcccggggcggcgggctCGGCGGCGTCGGGGCCGGGCTCGGAGGCGCTGTGGGCGTGGGCGGCGTGGGGGGCGCCGGCGGGGCAGGTGGTGGCGAAGATCCGCGCGGTGGACGCGGACTCGGGCTACAACGCGTGGCTGCGCTACGAGCTGTGGGAGCCGCGTGGGAAGGGCCCGTTCCGCGTGGGGCTGTACAGCGGCGAGGTGAGCACGGCGCGGGCGCTGGAGGAGGCGGACGGTCCGCGGCAGAGGCTGGTGATCGTGGTGCGGGACCACGGGGAGCCGGCGCGCTCGGCCACGGCCACGCTGAGCGTGTCGCTGGTGGAGGGCGCCGAGGCGGCGCTGGCGGCCGCGGGCTCGTCGTCGTCGTCGGGGGTGGGGCTGCGTGCGGGGGCGGGCGCGGAGGGCGGTGCGGCaggagcggcggcggcgacgACGAACGTGTGGCTGGTGGTGGCCATCTGCGCGGTGTCGAGCCTGTTCCTGCTGGCGCTGGTGCTGTACGGGGCGTCGCGGTGGGCGCCGCGGGCGGGCGTGTTGTCGGGGCCCGGGCCGGCGACGCTGGTGTGCGCCAGCGAAGTGGGGAGCTGGTCGTACTCGCAGCGCCAGAGCCGGAGCCTGTGCGTGGCGGACGGCGCGGGCAAGAGCGACCTGATGGTTTTCAGCCCCAACTTCCCGCcaccgcccggccccgcggcgaAGGAGACGCAGCCGGAGCCGCCCACTCTCCTGGACACGGTCAGTGCTCCCCTTGCCTCGTCTCTATCCCCTTCTTCGACCCTCCTTCGCCCCTCTCCCCACTTTTGTATCttctgccccgctccctgggCAGGCATTGGTGGGAGCCGAGCTGCGCCCCCGGGGCCCGTGGGCGGTGGGTGCTTGGCGGGTGCTTAA